In the genome of Daucus carota subsp. sativus chromosome 9, DH1 v3.0, whole genome shotgun sequence, the window TTGTCCCAAAAACGTGCCGGACCACGTATAATTGCAAAACGGGATTGTAACACACCAAATGCTCGTTCTACGTCTTTTCTTTGGCTTTCTTGATATTTTgcaaataattttcttttctcgCCTTGTGGACATGGTATCGTTTTAACGAATGTAGCCCATTCAGGATATATTCCATCTGTTaagtaatatcccatattataGTTGTTCCCATTAATAGTATAATTTACCTCAGGGGCACGACCTTGTAACACATCATCAAATACTGGTGACCGATCTAAAacatttatgtcattatttgATCCAGCAACTCCAAAAAATGCATGCCATATCCATAGATCAGATGAGGCAACCGCTTCTAGTATAATTGTTGCAACTCCTTTATGACCACTCATGAACATTCCCTTCCATGCTTTCGGACAATTTTTCCATTGCCAGTGCATGCAATCAATACTGCCCATCATACCAGGAAAGCCACGAGCCTCACCCATCTGCAATAGACGTTGTATGTCATCCGAATTCGGCTTTCGTAAGTATTCACCCTCAAATATTGTGATTACATTTGAGACGAATTTTTTCAAGCCTTCAACTGCAGTACTCTCTCCAATACGAACGTAATCATCAACAGCATCAGCGGATACACCGTATGCCAACATACGCATTGCCGCAGTGCATTTTTGTAAAGGCGATAAACCTTTCCTTCCCAATGCATCAATCCTCTGTTGGAAGTATGGATCCAAATTTGAAACAGCATCTACAATACGAAGAAAGACATGTCTTCCCATACGAAATCTTCGTCGAAATATATTTTCTGGATATACAGGATTCGGCGAAAAATAATCATTCACCAGGAGGTGATGACCTCCTTCACGATCCCTGTAAATATTTCTTCGAGGTGTGGATGTTGAGCTCTGTCcatatattttatgaaagaGCTCTAGTTGACGAT includes:
- the LOC108201382 gene encoding uncharacterized protein LOC108201382, with the translated sequence MNETHTPESFTEEFIEEFFDETKRNRQLELFHKIYGQSSTSTPRRNIYRDREGGHHLLVNDYFSPNPVYPENIFRRRFRMGRHVFLRIVDAVSNLDPYFQQRIDALGRKGLSPLQKCTAAMRMLAYGVSADAVDDYVRIGESTAVEGLKKFVSNVITIFEGEYLRKPNSDDIQRLLQMGEARGFPGMMGSIDCMHWQWKNCPKAWKGMFMSGHKGVATIILEAVASSDLWIWHAFFGVAGSNNDINVLDRSPVFDDVLQGRAPEVNYTINGNNYNMGYYLTDGIYPEWATFVKTIPCPQGEKRKLFAKYQESQRKDVERAFGVLQSRFAIIRGPARFWDKEDLGRIMRACIIIHNMIVEDERDTYATQFGPLPTYDDATNGLSQPNLGEEPSVPYETYIQNSMQMRDRRAHRQLQNDLVEHISQFHENR